The following proteins are co-located in the Manihot esculenta cultivar AM560-2 chromosome 9, M.esculenta_v8, whole genome shotgun sequence genome:
- the LOC110622503 gene encoding WRKY DNA-binding transcription factor 70: protein MKSCCPENLPYNQRKAIDELIRDKLIRGREFANQLKVIFSDSIGDGSARAEDLVVKVVNTFTSTLSILNGVESDEVSQFPASIHVGSPCYDGRKSEDSGESIRSTSKMRDRRECYKRRKASHSWIKDSPDLQDDGHAWRKYGQKVILNAKFPRNYFRCTHKFDQGCQATKQVQRIEEEPPMYRTTYSGHHTCKNLLRASQLMLDVPGVTDSSILLSFNDNGHGHHHDNITNICDSPFLSSFQSIKHHISHNESYSSHHYLVSPDDHLSKLDLEDVICGVHSSCTNNSSITHQSSGVDMIVTSVDSHLDEVLAYFDS from the exons ATGAAATCGTGTTGTCCGGAAAACTTGCCGTACAATCAGAGAAAGGCGATCGATGAGCTGATTAGAGATAAGCTGATTAGAGGTCGCGAATTTGCTAACCAGCTCAAAGTTATCTTTAGCGACTCTATAGGAGATGGATCTGCGCGCGCAGAGGATCTCGTTGTGAAGGTCGTGAATACTTTCACGAGTACTCTTTCTATATTGAATGGAGTTGAATCTGATGAGGTATCGCAATTTCCGGCGAGTATTCACGTAGGTTCGCCTTGTTATGATGGCCGGAAGTCTGAAGATTCCGGTGAGAGTATTAGAAGTACCTCAAAAATGAGAGATCGGAGAGAATGCTATAAGAGAag AAAGGCTTCCCACTCATGGATAAAAGACAGTCCTGATCTACAAGATGATGGTCATGCATGGAGAAAATATGGCCAGAAAGTGATCCTGAATGCTAAATTTCCaag GAACTATTTCAGGTGCACTCACAAGTTTGATCAAGGCTGCCAAGCAACGAAACAAGTTCAAAGAATTGAAGAGGAACCTCCAATGTACCGAACAACTTACTCCGGCCACCACACATGCAAGAACTTGCTCAGGGCTTCTCAACTTATGCTGGATGTTCCTGGTGTTACAGATTCTTCCATTCTTTTAAGCTTTAACGATAATGGCCATGGTCACCACCACGACAACATCACAAACATTTGTGATTCTCCCTTTTTATCATCCTTCCAATCAATAAAACACCATATTTCTCACAATGAATCATATTCTTCCCATCATTATCTTGTCTCTCCTGATGATCATTTGTCCAAGCTTGATCTTGAAGATGTGATATGTGGGGTGCACTCGTCTTGCACAAACAATAGCTCAATTACCCATCAGAGTTCGGGCGTGGATATGATTGTGACATCAGTCGATAGTCACCTTGATGAAGTATTAGCTTATTTCGATAGCTAG
- the LOC110622078 gene encoding 60S ribosomal protein L13-1, whose product MVKHNNVVPNGHFKKHWQNYVKTWFNQPARKTRRRIARQKKAVKVFPRPTAGPLRPIVHGQTLKYNMKLRAGRGFSLEELKAAGIPKKLAPTIGIAVDHRRQNRSLEGLQANVQRLKTYKAKLVVFPRRARKFKAGDSAPEELATATQVQGQFMPIVREKPSVELVKVTEEMKSFKAYDKLCLERMNQRHAGARMKKAAEAEKEEKK is encoded by the exons ATGGTGAAGCATAACAATGTTGTGCCTAATGGGCACTTTAAAAAGCACTGGCAAAACTATGTCAAGACATGGTTTAATCAACCTGCTCGAAAAACAAGGAGACGAATTG CACGTCAAAAGAAGGCTGTGAAGGTCTTTCCTCGGCCTACAGCAGGACCTCTCCGGCCAATTGTCCATGGACAGACTTTGAAGTATAATATGAAATTGAGGGCTGGTAGAGGGTTCTCTCTTGAAGAGCTCAAG GCTGCTGGTATTCCAAAGAAACTTGCTCCTACAATTGGAATAGCTGTTGATCACCGTAGGCAGAACCGATCATTGGAGGGCTTACAAGCCAATGTTCAGAGGCTGAAGACATACAAGGCCAAATTGGTTGTCTTCCCAAGACGTGCTCGCAAGTTCAag GCTGGTGATTCTGCTCCTGAGGAGCTAGCAACAGCAACCCAAGTCCAAGGACAATTCATGCCTATTGTACGTGAGAAGCCATCAGTGGAGCTTGTTAAGGTCACAGAGGAGATGAAATCATTCAAGGCATATGACAAGCTGTGTCTGGAACGGATGAACCAGCGCCATGCTGGTGCCAGGATGAAGAAGGCTGCAGAGgctgagaaagaagaaaagaagtag
- the LOC110623621 gene encoding late embryogenesis abundant protein At5g17165, with protein MAANSKSTRGIASLGKRVVTQIWTANYSSSSRCASAFTVRRAAHTSIYDKNLDDHFHPSVVPDDVIQPQSEKYWAPHPQTGVFGPATEPQSAAGGESGFSTSTENSDPSSVLEEKAWFRPTSLEDLEKPNQP; from the exons ATGGCCGCCAATTCGAAGAGCACTCGAGGGATTGCCAGCTTGGGAAAGCGAGTTGTCACCCAGATCTGGACTGCTAATTACTCTTCATCGTCTCGCTGTGCTTCTGCTTTCACTGTCAG GAGGGCAGCCCACACGTCTATATACGACAAGAACCTTGATGATCATTTTCACCCAAGCGTGGTCCCTGACGATGTGATTCAGCCCCAGTCGGAGAAATACTGGGCACCACATCCACAAACTGGTGTATTCGGGCCTGCCACCGAGCCTCAATCGGCGGCAGGCGGAGAGAGTGGCTTTTCTACATCAACTGAAAACAGTGATCCGAGCTCAGTGTTAGAGGAAAAGGCGTGGTTCCGCCCCACTAGCCTTGAGGACTTGGAGAAGCCAAATCAACCTTGA